Proteins from one uncultured Desulfuromonas sp. genomic window:
- a CDS encoding sigma-54 dependent transcriptional regulator, whose translation MSGGQRVLLIDNEEGLCRMMEAVLKDSGYQVKSYTRSFEAVEDFEAETYDLVISDIKMPGMDGLEVLQKIRSKDQRVPVIMITAYATVETSIQALRKGAYDMLTKPFEPEELLYRVKNALNHTLLAEENQELKKELSDKFSFDNIIGASSGLKSVLETVKKVAVRDTSVLITGESGTGKELIAQAIHHNSPRRNQRFMAINCGALPESVLESELFGYKKGAFTGAGSDRKGILETADGGTLFLDEIGNLPMNVQKTLLRFLQEQEFMRIGDTKPIKVDVRVISATNADLQEEMDEGRYREDLFYRLNVVNIHLPPLRERTTDLPLLAAHFIRQQNKKFGTSVQGLTPEAMQLLCAYEWPGNIRQMENVVEACMTLESADLISLSVLSQFITVDATNQTTPAPTSSEDYAQALGEFETNYLINLLNATGGNVEEAARQASMNMATIYRKLKKYQIRKEDYLSQ comes from the coding sequence ATGAGTGGAGGACAACGTGTCCTGTTGATCGACAACGAGGAAGGTCTCTGCCGCATGATGGAAGCGGTCCTTAAGGACAGTGGCTATCAGGTCAAATCCTACACCCGTTCCTTTGAAGCCGTCGAAGATTTTGAAGCCGAAACCTATGATCTGGTGATCAGCGATATCAAGATGCCCGGTATGGACGGCTTGGAAGTTCTGCAAAAAATCCGCAGCAAAGACCAGCGTGTTCCCGTCATTATGATTACCGCTTATGCCACGGTGGAAACCTCGATTCAGGCGTTGCGTAAAGGTGCTTACGACATGCTCACCAAACCGTTCGAACCCGAAGAGCTGTTGTACCGGGTCAAGAACGCTCTTAATCACACCCTGCTGGCCGAAGAAAATCAGGAACTGAAGAAAGAGCTGTCCGACAAGTTCTCCTTCGACAATATTATCGGAGCCTCCTCCGGTCTCAAATCAGTGCTGGAAACGGTCAAGAAGGTTGCGGTTCGCGACACCTCAGTCCTGATTACCGGTGAATCCGGCACCGGCAAGGAGTTAATTGCCCAGGCCATCCACCACAATTCACCACGCCGCAACCAACGTTTTATGGCCATCAATTGCGGTGCACTGCCTGAATCCGTACTGGAAAGTGAGTTGTTCGGTTACAAAAAAGGCGCTTTCACCGGTGCCGGCAGCGACCGCAAAGGCATTCTCGAAACCGCCGACGGCGGCACCCTGTTTCTCGACGAGATCGGCAACCTGCCAATGAACGTGCAAAAAACCCTGTTGCGCTTTCTTCAGGAACAGGAGTTCATGCGCATCGGTGACACCAAGCCGATCAAGGTCGACGTACGAGTAATCTCCGCCACCAACGCCGACCTGCAGGAAGAGATGGACGAAGGGCGCTATCGCGAGGACTTATTCTACCGCCTCAATGTCGTCAACATCCATTTGCCGCCGCTGCGCGAACGCACCACAGATCTGCCGCTGCTGGCCGCCCATTTCATCCGCCAGCAAAACAAGAAATTCGGCACCAGCGTCCAGGGTCTCACCCCCGAGGCCATGCAACTACTGTGTGCCTACGAGTGGCCGGGCAATATCCGTCAGATGGAAAACGTTGTCGAAGCATGCATGACTCTGGAGAGTGCCGACCTCATCAGTTTATCGGTCCTGTCTCAGTTCATCACAGTCGATGCCACCAATCAAACCACTCCGGCCCCAACATCCTCGGAAGACTACGCCCAAGCACTGGGGGAATTTGAAACCAACTATCTGATCAACCTTCTCAACGCCACCGGTGGCAATGTTGAAGAAGCCGCTCGTCAGGCCAGCATGAACATGGCTACCATTTATCGCAAACTGAAAAAATATCAAATTCGCAAAGAAGACTATTTATCCCAATAA
- a CDS encoding cache domain-containing protein, with product MKLMKNLRLRWKMLVVVLPLVLIPLIVVGGIVSYTSVDLARQGINKASMDDLEHMAAFTRHLLESHHQQFQVYQQERKDDFITDLKTLAKIAENMVAAEQRLVENGEITLKVAQQRVRKQLKQVNIGETGYLYALTSDGTLQVHVAREQENIIDEQDGNGRFFIRQMVETAKATEPGELNLIRYPWRNEALGDTLFREKLAAYLYFPQWDWVIAAAGYISESYTDMMFEQQALNDLKEKIKQKKVGQTGYIFCMNSKGTFTIHPQDEGQNFIDIRDRSGHEFIREMCENKQGWIRYPWGDEGTARMKIVRYEYFEPWDWIVAVGCYEDEFYEAANTISWNSAKLTLAVTLITSLICVLLVSYTSKVFTDPIREMIRVIRRVKKGHLDEQMAIDSNDELGELAHTFNRMTEIITQNQEMQASLAQHGKMASLGVLSSGVAHEINNPLGVILGYAGYIENKIGEEDPNYHYIHEIKRESKRCRKIVQDLLSYARTPQSVLEKTDINALLNQIVDFAANHTDMHHVTIVKNLSPGLPELNIDGDQMRQVAINLILNAGGAIKDHGRLEVETKRDNEDVLIIFRDSGVGIEQEILERIFEPFFTTKAKGTGLGLAISKQIIEQHHGSINMTSTPGVGTTVTVRLPQDSEEYLL from the coding sequence ATGAAGCTGATGAAAAATTTGCGCTTGAGATGGAAAATGCTGGTGGTGGTCCTGCCGCTGGTGCTGATTCCATTGATCGTTGTCGGCGGCATCGTCAGCTACACCTCTGTCGACCTGGCCCGTCAGGGGATTAATAAGGCCAGCATGGACGATCTCGAACACATGGCGGCCTTTACCCGCCACTTGCTCGAATCTCACCATCAGCAATTTCAGGTCTACCAGCAGGAACGTAAAGACGACTTCATTACCGACTTAAAAACCCTGGCCAAGATCGCAGAAAACATGGTGGCTGCTGAGCAACGCCTGGTGGAAAACGGCGAGATCACCCTCAAAGTAGCCCAGCAGCGTGTCCGCAAGCAGCTCAAACAGGTCAACATTGGCGAAACAGGCTACCTTTACGCTCTGACCAGCGACGGCACCCTGCAGGTCCATGTGGCCAGAGAGCAGGAAAACATCATTGATGAACAGGATGGTAACGGTCGCTTCTTCATCCGTCAGATGGTCGAAACCGCCAAGGCCACTGAACCGGGTGAGCTCAACCTGATCCGCTATCCATGGCGCAATGAAGCCCTCGGCGACACGTTGTTCCGCGAAAAACTCGCCGCCTATCTGTATTTTCCTCAATGGGATTGGGTCATTGCCGCTGCCGGCTACATCTCGGAAAGCTACACCGACATGATGTTCGAGCAGCAGGCCCTCAATGACCTCAAAGAGAAGATTAAACAGAAGAAGGTCGGCCAAACCGGTTACATCTTCTGTATGAACAGCAAAGGCACCTTCACCATTCATCCTCAGGATGAAGGACAAAACTTTATCGATATTCGCGACCGCAGCGGTCACGAGTTCATCCGCGAGATGTGCGAGAACAAACAGGGTTGGATCCGCTACCCGTGGGGCGACGAAGGTACGGCTCGGATGAAGATTGTCCGTTATGAATACTTCGAACCCTGGGACTGGATTGTTGCTGTTGGCTGTTATGAAGATGAATTTTACGAAGCCGCCAACACCATCAGCTGGAACAGCGCCAAACTGACCCTCGCCGTCACGCTGATCACCAGCCTGATCTGCGTGTTGCTGGTCAGCTACACTTCCAAGGTGTTTACCGATCCAATCCGCGAGATGATTCGTGTCATCCGCCGCGTAAAAAAAGGCCACCTCGACGAGCAGATGGCGATCGACAGCAATGATGAACTCGGCGAACTGGCTCACACCTTTAACCGCATGACCGAAATCATCACTCAGAACCAGGAGATGCAGGCCAGCCTTGCTCAGCATGGGAAAATGGCCTCTCTCGGTGTATTATCATCCGGCGTGGCTCACGAAATCAATAATCCACTCGGTGTCATCCTCGGCTATGCCGGTTATATCGAAAACAAGATCGGCGAAGAGGATCCCAACTACCATTACATTCATGAGATCAAACGCGAGAGCAAGCGTTGCCGCAAAATTGTTCAGGACCTGCTCAGCTATGCCCGCACCCCGCAATCGGTTTTGGAGAAAACTGACATCAATGCCCTGCTTAATCAGATTGTCGACTTTGCCGCCAACCATACAGACATGCACCATGTGACCATCGTCAAAAATCTCAGTCCCGGCTTGCCTGAGCTGAATATAGACGGCGATCAGATGCGCCAGGTGGCCATCAACCTGATTCTCAACGCCGGTGGCGCGATCAAGGACCATGGTCGCCTTGAAGTGGAGACAAAGCGTGACAACGAAGACGTTCTGATCATTTTCCGCGACAGCGGCGTCGGTATTGAACAGGAGATCCTTGAGCGGATCTTTGAACCTTTTTTCACCACCAAAGCAAAAGGGACCGGACTGGGCCTGGCGATTTCCAAACAGATTATTGAACAGCATCACGGCAGCATCAACATGACCAGCACCCCGGGCGTGGGAACAACGGTCACAGTGCGACTGCCGCAGGACAGTGAGGAGTACCTGTTATGA
- a CDS encoding AI-2E family transporter, translating into MSFNKAHFLLFYLTMTAAIASGLAIFSSASTITVLLRSAASGLFVPLLLSVIAAFLLDPLVNSLEKRHIPRTRAIFSVFFMISATLLLLGSWLVPYTQNMWGSLLSDFPRYTSQLITYLREAQASWQSRFPFLEQYDLTQTVRTTAEQVLSFILVQTPKSALKLGSLMILVPIFSFFFLRDGTTIMRGLTSLAPNRYFEMAHDLSFLISRQMAHFVRGRIIEAVIIGAVVTAGLSLTDIRYAPLLGLFAGITNLIPYVGPIVGMIPGILIAAVDLGFGGQFWWIVILYILIAQVILDNFILIPILISRVANLHPVLVILAIIMGGKLYGVLGMIIGVPIASAFKIAFIEIRHYRRAFALPETGGERHSSP; encoded by the coding sequence ATGAGCTTCAACAAAGCACATTTTCTGCTGTTCTACCTGACCATGACAGCAGCAATTGCCAGCGGCCTGGCCATTTTTTCTTCAGCCTCGACCATCACGGTTCTGCTGCGCTCCGCAGCCTCCGGACTGTTTGTTCCACTGCTGCTGTCAGTGATTGCCGCTTTCCTGCTTGACCCTTTGGTCAATAGCCTGGAAAAACGTCACATTCCGCGCACCAGAGCAATCTTCAGCGTTTTTTTTATGATATCAGCAACGCTGCTGCTGCTCGGTAGCTGGCTGGTTCCCTATACACAAAACATGTGGGGCTCTCTGCTGTCCGATTTCCCCCGCTACACGTCACAACTGATTACCTATCTGCGTGAGGCGCAGGCGTCCTGGCAGAGCCGTTTCCCCTTTTTGGAACAATACGATCTGACCCAGACCGTACGGACAACGGCGGAACAGGTGTTGTCATTCATCTTGGTTCAGACGCCAAAATCCGCCTTAAAACTGGGCAGTCTGATGATTCTGGTGCCAATCTTCTCGTTTTTCTTTTTACGCGACGGCACCACTATTATGCGCGGTCTGACCTCACTGGCCCCCAACCGCTATTTTGAGATGGCCCACGACCTGTCGTTTCTGATTAGTCGACAGATGGCCCATTTCGTCCGCGGCCGCATTATCGAAGCGGTGATTATCGGTGCCGTGGTCACCGCCGGACTCAGCCTCACCGACATCCGTTATGCACCATTGCTCGGCCTGTTTGCCGGAATCACGAATCTGATTCCCTATGTCGGCCCGATTGTCGGCATGATCCCCGGCATCCTTATTGCCGCCGTCGACCTCGGTTTCGGCGGCCAGTTCTGGTGGATCGTCATCCTCTACATTCTCATTGCCCAGGTGATTCTCGACAACTTTATTCTGATTCCGATTTTGATCTCGCGCGTTGCCAATCTGCATCCGGTGCTGGTGATCCTGGCCATCATTATGGGCGGCAAGCTCTATGGCGTGCTCGGCATGATCATCGGCGTACCCATTGCAAGCGCCTTTAAAATCGCCTTTATTGAAATTCGCCACTACCGCCGGGCCTTTGCCTTGCCGGAAACCGGTGGTGAACGCCATTCATCGCCGTAG
- a CDS encoding cyclic nucleotide-binding domain-containing protein codes for MNGLWESIFRSNTDEETLAGFLAKIPVFTELGKRDLSYLENLVHVRNYKAHETVFEQGDPGSGLYIIRSGNVAIFTRDNHDREEELALLGPGDFFGETTLASPAPRTVSARTTESCELLGLFRSDLLATSDKHPEIANRILFGLTKMISERLQTATLQLRNLQQRIEEKDSPQP; via the coding sequence ATGAACGGACTGTGGGAATCGATTTTCCGTTCCAACACAGATGAGGAGACCTTAGCCGGTTTTCTGGCCAAGATACCGGTATTTACCGAATTGGGCAAACGCGACCTGAGCTATCTGGAAAACCTGGTTCACGTACGAAACTACAAAGCCCACGAAACGGTTTTTGAGCAAGGCGATCCCGGTTCCGGTCTGTATATCATCCGTAGTGGGAATGTGGCGATTTTCACCCGCGACAATCACGACCGCGAAGAGGAACTGGCCCTACTCGGCCCCGGTGATTTTTTTGGTGAAACCACCCTGGCGTCACCGGCTCCACGGACCGTCTCGGCTCGAACCACGGAGTCCTGCGAACTGCTGGGACTGTTTCGCTCAGACCTGCTGGCAACCTCGGACAAGCACCCGGAAATCGCCAACCGCATTCTGTTCGGACTGACAAAGATGATCAGCGAACGCCTGCAAACCGCAACGCTGCAACTGCGCAACCTTCAGCAGCGCATCGAAGAGAAGGACTCTCCCCAGCCATGA
- the uvrC gene encoding excinuclease ABC subunit UvrC: MNSIHDLDLSLIATRPGVYLMSGEDGRVLYVGKARNLRARLRNYVRGEDTRAHVQFLLRRVVQVETIVTDTEKEALILENTLIKKHKPRYNINLRDDKTYVSLRIDITEPFPGIQIVRRVKRDGALYFGPYSSAGALKETLKELYRIFPLRHHRWQQCRRRDRPCLFYQIGQCSAPCHGKISQEDYRKLVDTVIAFLSGRHDDVINMLRDKMAQAAQEMNYEEAARLRDQIRAMEQTIEQQKVVSADGTDSDVVGLHREGGEVEVCLLFVRAGRLVGRRSYLLSWTLDEDELLAGFLQQYYGRDTLIPPKVLLPLLPSSAETLQLWLSERRGSKVHLQVPKRGARSELLELANKNATESYRERGDRRDARTAVLEDIQKSLGLSRLPQRMECYDISNVQGQYSVGSMVVTTDGEPDKAAYRHYRIKTVEGADDFASLHEVLTRRLTRGIEEQDLPDMVLIDGGKGQLAMVDDVLTTLNLHSCIDLVSIAKSRVKRNVRGHAVERSEERFFRPGRKNPVVLRQGSPALFMLERLRDEAHRFAITHHRKLRNKATLESELDKIPGVGPGRRKALLKSCGSVAKVKKASLEELQQVPGVPDNVAQAVYDYFHSVE; this comes from the coding sequence ATGAACTCCATTCACGATCTTGATCTGTCTCTGATTGCCACTCGCCCCGGCGTCTATCTGATGTCCGGCGAAGATGGCCGAGTGTTGTATGTCGGCAAAGCACGCAATCTGCGGGCCCGTTTGCGCAACTATGTGCGCGGTGAAGACACGCGTGCCCATGTTCAGTTTTTATTGCGCCGGGTGGTGCAGGTGGAAACCATTGTCACCGACACGGAAAAAGAGGCGCTGATCCTTGAAAACACTCTGATCAAGAAACATAAACCGCGCTACAACATTAATTTACGCGACGATAAAACCTACGTGTCGCTACGCATTGATATCACCGAACCGTTTCCCGGCATTCAGATTGTCCGTCGGGTCAAGCGGGATGGAGCCCTGTATTTCGGGCCTTATTCCTCCGCCGGAGCCTTAAAGGAAACCCTTAAGGAGTTGTATCGGATCTTTCCGTTGCGTCATCACCGCTGGCAGCAGTGCCGACGTCGTGATCGGCCCTGCCTGTTTTATCAGATCGGTCAGTGCAGTGCGCCCTGTCATGGCAAGATCAGTCAGGAGGATTATCGCAAACTGGTCGATACAGTCATTGCCTTCCTCTCCGGTCGTCATGATGATGTCATTAACATGCTGCGCGACAAGATGGCTCAGGCCGCTCAAGAGATGAATTACGAAGAGGCCGCGCGGTTGCGTGACCAGATTCGGGCCATGGAGCAGACCATTGAGCAACAGAAAGTGGTCAGTGCCGACGGGACCGATAGCGATGTTGTCGGGCTGCATCGCGAAGGCGGCGAAGTGGAAGTGTGCCTGCTGTTTGTCCGTGCCGGTCGACTGGTGGGGCGGCGCAGTTATCTTTTAAGCTGGACCCTGGACGAAGATGAACTTCTGGCCGGATTTCTTCAGCAATACTACGGTCGCGATACGCTGATTCCGCCGAAGGTGCTGCTGCCGTTGTTGCCCAGCAGTGCCGAGACGTTACAGTTGTGGCTCAGTGAGCGGCGCGGCAGTAAAGTGCATCTGCAGGTGCCCAAGCGCGGGGCACGCAGTGAGTTGCTCGAACTGGCTAATAAAAATGCCACAGAAAGCTATCGTGAGCGAGGTGACCGCCGTGATGCCCGAACCGCGGTTCTTGAAGATATTCAGAAGTCGTTGGGGCTGTCCCGGCTGCCGCAACGGATGGAGTGTTACGATATCTCCAATGTTCAGGGTCAGTACAGTGTTGGTAGTATGGTCGTCACCACCGATGGTGAACCCGATAAAGCCGCGTACCGCCATTATCGCATTAAAACCGTGGAAGGCGCTGATGACTTTGCCTCATTGCATGAGGTCCTGACCCGCCGATTGACGCGTGGCATCGAAGAGCAGGATCTGCCCGATATGGTGCTGATCGATGGTGGTAAAGGGCAGTTGGCCATGGTGGACGATGTTTTGACCACTCTCAATCTTCATTCCTGCATCGACTTGGTGTCCATTGCCAAAAGCCGGGTGAAGCGCAATGTGCGCGGCCATGCTGTTGAGCGCAGCGAGGAGCGATTCTTTCGCCCCGGGCGCAAAAATCCCGTTGTGTTACGCCAGGGATCGCCAGCGCTGTTTATGCTTGAACGGCTGCGGGACGAAGCGCATCGCTTTGCCATTACCCACCATCGTAAATTACGCAATAAAGCAACCCTTGAATCGGAGCTGGATAAAATACCCGGTGTCGGTCCGGGACGGCGTAAGGCGTTGCTTAAATCGTGTGGCAGTGTGGCCAAGGTGAAAAAAGCATCGCTGGAAGAGTTGCAGCAGGTTCCAGGGGTTCCGGACAATGTGGCTCAAGCCGTGTACGATTATTTCCATTCTGTTGAATGA
- a CDS encoding helix-turn-helix domain-containing protein, which yields MSFTEQDYSLAEIKIAMIRYGTSQAEVARTCEVSAAHVHRVILGKSTSDRVQRAIATAIKLDVSEVFPTRYPAYGRGPRVESIKHCAAS from the coding sequence ATGAGTTTTACGGAGCAGGACTATAGCCTTGCCGAAATCAAAATTGCCATGATTCGGTACGGAACATCACAGGCTGAGGTTGCCCGTACCTGTGAAGTTTCCGCCGCCCATGTGCATCGGGTTATTTTGGGAAAGTCCACCTCTGATCGTGTTCAACGTGCAATTGCCACGGCGATAAAGTTGGATGTGTCTGAGGTTTTCCCTACCCGCTATCCAGCGTATGGTCGTGGCCCGCGTGTTGAGTCTATTAAACACTGTGCCGCCAGCTGA
- a CDS encoding helix-turn-helix domain-containing protein: protein MQVSALVNGKGADIFMIGERLRNERKRLGMTQPKFAEAAGVSKRTLIDWEKGATFPTAMQLSALFNVGVDIQYVVAGRRESQNQRSQVLNGDGNIQFGNVSVNGRGRFLSGEKHPGITDKEVVEVGRVAEAIEEYVSQKVAKKIIDELKK, encoded by the coding sequence GTGCAGGTATCTGCACTTGTCAATGGAAAAGGTGCAGATATTTTCATGATCGGAGAAAGACTTCGCAATGAGAGAAAACGGCTGGGTATGACACAGCCAAAGTTTGCTGAGGCTGCTGGGGTATCAAAGCGAACTCTTATCGACTGGGAAAAAGGAGCGACATTTCCTACGGCAATGCAGCTATCTGCACTTTTTAATGTTGGCGTAGATATTCAGTATGTTGTTGCCGGAAGGCGTGAATCACAGAACCAGCGATCTCAGGTTTTGAATGGTGATGGCAACATCCAATTCGGCAATGTTTCAGTTAATGGAAGAGGTCGTTTTTTATCGGGTGAAAAGCATCCAGGCATAACCGATAAAGAGGTAGTAGAAGTCGGGAGAGTTGCCGAAGCGATTGAAGAATATGTTTCTCAAAAGGTGGCAAAGAAGATTATCGATGAATTGAAAAAATGA
- the extKL gene encoding multiheme c-type cytochrome ExtKL produces the protein MNQFKNISISLLIVLLSATCVFAIGAGVGRDGTIAATKGKAKTLAELIDMYDSTACIDCHEEIHDDWAASPHARPMYGTGRTAATMITAMKNGFMSWAYSGVNGPEDVKVEHLMGCAKCHLPQLADAEDSVAVELVHTLYDWYDAAKAGKTEERAKYEETLLALNINCLICHNRMAITHKWTDGYPQSDTVYGFNEGEHEDEHFTKMKVSPIMNESIFCGQCHGLGPNFELENPTQCATLYGSYLWSYTAEGGHERCQECHMEKSGLGHKILSYSDPTMQEMAVDFDVEAFATRWRDGSKLTPKTVLKVKMTNRAGHAIPDGUPTPNRLVLSVRATTEEEGEIFTKDIIYMPTPQQFGRSDIMGRGPYEKSGIIEDTCLPPGKEVEERFDIFFPTDDVKNAAGKMVRETLEREMDVTVELWYLPFGNKRTSAQLWKEWEETITIKSDGLGSPR, from the coding sequence ATGAATCAATTTAAAAACATCAGCATTTCTTTGCTGATCGTGCTGCTCAGCGCCACCTGCGTCTTCGCCATTGGCGCCGGCGTTGGTCGTGACGGCACCATCGCAGCCACCAAAGGCAAAGCCAAAACCCTGGCAGAGCTGATCGATATGTACGACTCGACCGCCTGCATTGATTGCCACGAAGAGATTCACGACGACTGGGCGGCATCTCCCCACGCCCGTCCCATGTACGGCACCGGCCGCACCGCTGCCACCATGATCACCGCCATGAAAAACGGTTTCATGTCCTGGGCGTACTCCGGCGTTAACGGTCCGGAAGACGTTAAGGTTGAGCACCTGATGGGCTGCGCCAAGTGTCACCTGCCGCAATTGGCTGACGCCGAAGACAGCGTTGCCGTTGAGCTGGTTCACACCCTGTACGATTGGTACGATGCCGCCAAAGCCGGTAAAACAGAAGAGCGCGCCAAGTACGAGGAAACTCTGCTGGCCCTCAACATCAACTGTCTGATCTGCCACAACCGCATGGCCATCACCCACAAGTGGACCGACGGTTATCCGCAAAGCGATACCGTGTATGGTTTCAACGAAGGAGAGCACGAAGACGAGCACTTCACCAAGATGAAAGTCAGCCCGATCATGAACGAGTCGATCTTCTGTGGTCAGTGCCACGGTCTCGGCCCCAACTTCGAGCTGGAAAACCCCACCCAGTGCGCCACCCTGTACGGCAGCTACCTGTGGTCTTACACCGCTGAAGGTGGCCACGAGCGTTGTCAGGAATGTCACATGGAGAAATCCGGCCTGGGTCACAAGATCCTGAGCTACAGCGATCCCACCATGCAGGAAATGGCTGTTGACTTCGACGTCGAAGCCTTTGCCACCCGCTGGCGTGATGGCAGCAAACTCACTCCGAAAACCGTCCTGAAAGTGAAAATGACCAACCGTGCCGGCCACGCCATCCCTGATGGCTGACCGACCCCTAACCGACTGGTTCTGTCGGTACGTGCAACAACAGAAGAAGAAGGGGAAATTTTCACCAAAGACATCATCTACATGCCGACGCCTCAGCAATTCGGTCGCAGCGACATCATGGGTCGTGGACCTTACGAGAAGAGCGGCATCATCGAAGACACCTGCCTGCCTCCAGGAAAAGAAGTTGAAGAGCGCTTCGACATCTTCTTCCCCACGGATGACGTGAAAAATGCTGCCGGCAAAATGGTACGAGAAACTCTCGAGCGCGAGATGGACGTCACCGTTGAGCTGTGGTACCTGCCTTTTGGCAACAAGCGGACTTCTGCTCAATTGTGGAAAGAGTGGGAAGAAACTATCACGATCAAATCTGACGGTCTTGGTAGCCCGCGCTAA
- a CDS encoding DUF3373 family protein: MVKRTLGLILVALMLLPAGAFAAPSTADLARQIDMLTKQLSDLQEQLNEVQDTTYDNADSVELLETSAEKWDEHSRFEFFGDYRFRMDYSDTDTKAFWSAGDIASAVGDMKTVTGYDVQSILGLMSTYSADERKAMMENLPASLAQMGLMMSGVMPGTPAFDAAFPTALANVQAAGVTEGYTMTPKNNYENDILYTNRFRLGMKAKISDQMEFKGRLAMYKAWGMQSNPTSNGPYFMNQFNEMDGATTRQPSDSIVRVDRAYINWTGIADLPIWFSVGRRPTTDGPPAHLRMGTGKRMATPINFMDYAFDGATLGAVFNNPFEFMGYSKIRFCYGRGFEAGPTETSNELDDMDFGGLSWDIINKGPRFMNIQAFLAANIINVPDGVTFVNPLEAYGVVEGNGTLDQENLGDIYHISTVYMDKAADLNYFIAGGWSRTDPDGVDEMGSTLLGSWWEDPGQKDGYCIYGGIRYDMDDYGLKFGLEYNYGTKNWISMTPAHDDMTQAKLATRGHVGEAYLIWDLPVGNLLSSKTKAFMRLGYQHYEYEYTGSGNWLGAPADVDDLSDPLKAQFFAPIDSMDQVYLTMEAFF, from the coding sequence ATGGTGAAAAGAACACTAGGTCTGATCCTGGTCGCTCTGATGCTCCTGCCCGCAGGCGCATTTGCAGCACCCTCGACAGCAGATCTCGCCCGTCAGATCGACATGCTGACCAAGCAACTGAGCGATCTGCAGGAGCAACTGAACGAAGTTCAAGACACAACCTATGACAATGCCGATTCCGTTGAGCTGCTGGAAACCAGCGCTGAAAAATGGGACGAGCACAGCCGCTTTGAGTTCTTCGGCGACTACCGCTTCCGCATGGACTACAGCGATACCGACACCAAAGCGTTCTGGAGTGCAGGAGACATCGCCAGTGCCGTTGGTGACATGAAAACCGTTACGGGCTATGATGTACAAAGCATTCTGGGGCTGATGAGCACCTACTCTGCCGACGAGCGTAAAGCGATGATGGAAAATCTTCCTGCATCATTGGCTCAAATGGGGCTCATGATGTCAGGCGTTATGCCTGGAACTCCTGCATTTGATGCCGCGTTCCCGACCGCTCTGGCTAACGTTCAGGCTGCTGGCGTAACCGAAGGTTACACCATGACTCCCAAGAACAACTACGAGAATGACATTCTCTACACCAACCGTTTCCGCCTCGGCATGAAAGCCAAGATCTCTGATCAAATGGAGTTCAAAGGCCGCTTGGCCATGTACAAGGCTTGGGGTATGCAGTCTAACCCGACCTCCAATGGCCCCTACTTCATGAACCAGTTCAATGAGATGGACGGTGCGACTACCCGTCAACCTTCCGACAGCATTGTCCGTGTTGACCGTGCTTACATCAACTGGACCGGCATCGCGGATCTGCCGATCTGGTTCTCTGTTGGTCGTCGCCCGACCACTGACGGTCCCCCGGCGCACCTGCGCATGGGTACCGGCAAGCGTATGGCAACTCCGATTAACTTCATGGACTACGCCTTTGACGGTGCCACTCTGGGTGCCGTATTCAACAATCCCTTCGAATTCATGGGTTACAGCAAAATCCGTTTTTGCTATGGCCGTGGTTTTGAAGCAGGCCCGACCGAAACCAGCAACGAACTGGACGACATGGACTTCGGTGGCCTGAGCTGGGACATCATCAACAAAGGTCCCCGCTTCATGAACATCCAGGCGTTCCTGGCTGCCAACATCATCAACGTTCCCGATGGCGTTACCTTCGTTAACCCGCTGGAAGCTTACGGCGTTGTTGAAGGCAACGGCACCCTGGATCAAGAAAATCTTGGTGACATCTACCACATCTCTACCGTCTACATGGACAAAGCCGCAGACCTCAACTACTTCATCGCAGGTGGTTGGAGCCGTACAGATCCTGATGGTGTTGACGAAATGGGTTCCACCCTGCTCGGTTCCTGGTGGGAAGATCCCGGCCAGAAAGACGGTTACTGCATCTACGGCGGTATCCGCTACGACATGGATGACTACGGTCTGAAATTCGGTCTTGAGTACAACTACGGCACCAAGAACTGGATCTCCATGACTCCGGCCCACGACGACATGACCCAAGCCAAACTGGCAACCCGCGGTCACGTTGGTGAAGCTTACCTGATCTGGGACCTGCCTGTTGGCAACCTGCTCAGCAGCAAAACCAAAGCCTTCATGCGTCTCGGCTACCAGCACTACGAGTACGAGTACACCGGCAGTGGCAACTGGCTGGGTGCTCCTGCTGACGTTGATGACCTGAGCGATCCTCTCAAGGCCCAGTTCTTTGCTCCGATCGACAGCATGGACCAAGTTTACCTGACCATGGAAGCGTTCTTTTAA